One window of the Anaeromyxobacter dehalogenans 2CP-C genome contains the following:
- a CDS encoding NAD(P)/FAD-dependent oxidoreductase — protein sequence MAGTEGSPVVIVGAGVAGLSCARALAEGGRRTLVLDRARGVGGRCATRALEGQPVDYGAVFLHGRDPGFLAALDAVPATRLDWPADVHGSGPPCQPEAFSPGEVRRAFAEGVNAFPRHLAEGLELRLQRKVVGLVPGDGTVALRLDDGSFLETEVAVLALAAEQADELLATVLPAPPAVAAARALLATASSHCALALLAAYAPGAPRPPWHVSYPETSRIVQLVSHESSKRPGSPLLVFTYQAHPAWSRQHLDDPDWPRHVLDEAARLLGAWAADPRTAHPHRWRWARTDLAAELARPLLLALPGGARLGVAGDRFAPGGGVEAAWRSGRALAGRILAGEGA from the coding sequence ATGGCGGGGACCGAGGGATCGCCGGTGGTGATCGTCGGGGCCGGGGTGGCCGGGCTCTCCTGCGCGAGGGCGCTCGCGGAGGGCGGCCGGCGCACCCTGGTGCTGGACCGGGCGCGGGGCGTGGGCGGCCGGTGCGCCACGCGCGCGCTGGAGGGCCAGCCGGTGGACTACGGCGCGGTGTTCCTGCACGGGCGCGACCCGGGGTTCCTGGCCGCGCTCGACGCGGTGCCCGCGACGCGGCTCGACTGGCCGGCCGACGTGCACGGCAGCGGCCCGCCGTGCCAGCCGGAGGCGTTCTCTCCCGGTGAAGTGCGCCGCGCCTTCGCGGAGGGCGTGAACGCGTTCCCGCGCCACCTGGCGGAGGGGCTGGAGCTGCGGCTGCAGCGCAAGGTGGTCGGGCTCGTGCCCGGCGACGGCACCGTCGCGCTCCGGCTCGACGACGGCTCCTTCCTGGAGACCGAGGTCGCGGTGCTGGCGCTCGCCGCCGAGCAGGCCGACGAGCTGCTCGCCACGGTGCTGCCGGCGCCGCCCGCCGTGGCCGCGGCCCGGGCGCTGCTCGCGACCGCCTCCAGCCACTGCGCGCTCGCGCTGCTGGCCGCGTACGCGCCCGGCGCGCCGCGCCCGCCGTGGCACGTGAGCTACCCGGAGACCTCGCGCATCGTCCAGCTCGTCTCGCACGAGTCGAGCAAGCGCCCGGGCTCGCCGCTGCTCGTCTTCACCTACCAGGCCCACCCGGCCTGGTCGCGCCAGCACCTCGACGATCCGGACTGGCCGCGCCACGTGCTCGACGAGGCCGCGCGCCTCCTCGGCGCGTGGGCCGCGGACCCGCGCACCGCGCACCCGCACCGCTGGCGCTGGGCCCGCACCGACCTCGCCGCGGAGCTGGCGCGCCCGCTGCTGCTGGCGCTGCCGGGCGGGGCGCGGCTGGGCGTGGCGGGCGATCGCTTCGCGCCGGGCGGCGGGGTCGAGGCGGCGTGGCGCTCGGGCCGCGCGCTGGCGGGGCGGATCCTCGCGGGGGAGGGGGCATGA
- the ribA gene encoding GTP cyclohydrolase II, producing the protein MTGGGDALAQLVLRDRDHECEGFGPGRVCVRVVAVAGLPTRAGPFRIVAFWNNRDAKEHVALVHGDVVGASDVPVRLHSECLTGDVMGSLRCDCRDQLTEGLAAIQREGRGVLLYLRQEGRGIGLINKIRAYALQEQGLDTVEANLALGFRDDERDYAVAAHMIHGLELRSIRLITNNPEKIRQLTAYRVEVSGRIPHVIPPGEHNRFYLETKARRSGHLIDLDALAPRSEQADPVVVAPAPQEPGAE; encoded by the coding sequence ATGACCGGGGGCGGCGACGCGCTGGCGCAGCTCGTGCTGCGCGATCGGGACCACGAGTGCGAGGGCTTCGGGCCGGGCCGCGTCTGCGTGCGGGTGGTGGCGGTGGCCGGGCTGCCGACGCGCGCGGGCCCGTTCCGGATCGTGGCGTTCTGGAACAACCGCGACGCGAAGGAGCACGTGGCGCTGGTGCACGGGGACGTGGTGGGCGCGTCGGACGTCCCGGTCCGGCTCCACTCCGAGTGCCTGACCGGCGACGTGATGGGCTCGCTCCGCTGCGACTGCCGGGACCAGCTCACCGAGGGCCTCGCCGCCATCCAGCGCGAGGGGCGCGGGGTGCTGCTGTACCTGCGCCAGGAGGGGCGCGGGATCGGGCTCATCAACAAGATCCGCGCGTACGCGCTCCAGGAGCAGGGGCTCGACACGGTGGAGGCGAACCTCGCGCTCGGCTTCCGCGACGACGAGCGCGACTACGCGGTGGCCGCGCACATGATCCACGGCCTCGAGCTCCGCTCCATCCGGCTCATCACCAACAACCCGGAGAAGATCCGGCAGCTCACCGCCTACCGGGTCGAGGTGAGCGGGCGCATCCCGCACGTCATCCCGCCGGGCGAGCACAACCGCTTCTACCTGGAGACGAAGGCGCGGCGGTCCGGGCACCTCATCGACCTCGACGCGCTCGCCCCGCGCTCCGAGCAGGCCGACCCGGTGGTGGTCGCGCCGGCTCCGCAGGAGCCCGGCGCGGAGTGA
- a CDS encoding PQQ-dependent sugar dehydrogenase, which produces MRSALAALGPLALLLACGAAPARPRAPGCTMVEQGFGAAGAVRIRVERVASGLEVPWGLAFLPGGDVLVTERPGRVRLVRGGRLQPEPVATVEIAPGGEGGLLGIAADPRFDENRCFYLYATVEANGAPVNQVSRWRLSADGRAATREKVLLDGIPAARYHDGGRIRFGPDGMLYVGTGDGGQPDRARDPASPSGKLLRITADGAPAPGNPRPDSAVLLSGIRNLEAFDWLDDRTLILADHGPSGERSRTGQDEVTVARAGDDLGWPAVSGCDAEPGTVAPILSFRAAAPPGGGSVYRGSAVPQWKGSFLFGTLRSRHLHRVALDGRGGLGAHEVYLEGEPPSGLGRIREVVEGPDGALWLTTSNCDGRGTCPAERDVVVRLVGG; this is translated from the coding sequence ATGCGCTCCGCCCTCGCAGCCCTCGGCCCGCTCGCGCTCCTGCTCGCCTGCGGCGCCGCCCCCGCCCGCCCGCGGGCGCCCGGCTGCACGATGGTGGAGCAGGGCTTCGGCGCGGCCGGCGCGGTCCGGATCCGGGTCGAGCGGGTGGCGAGCGGCCTCGAGGTGCCCTGGGGGCTGGCCTTCCTCCCCGGCGGCGACGTGCTGGTCACCGAGCGGCCCGGGCGCGTGCGGCTCGTCCGCGGCGGCCGCCTCCAGCCGGAGCCGGTGGCCACCGTGGAGATCGCGCCGGGCGGCGAGGGCGGCCTGCTCGGGATCGCCGCGGATCCGCGCTTCGACGAGAACCGGTGCTTCTACCTGTACGCGACGGTGGAGGCGAACGGGGCGCCGGTGAACCAGGTGTCGCGCTGGCGGCTCTCGGCCGACGGCCGCGCCGCGACGCGCGAGAAGGTGCTCCTCGACGGCATCCCCGCGGCCCGGTACCACGACGGCGGGCGGATCCGGTTCGGCCCGGACGGCATGCTGTACGTCGGCACCGGCGACGGCGGCCAGCCCGACCGCGCCCGCGACCCGGCGAGCCCGAGCGGAAAGCTCCTGCGCATCACCGCCGACGGCGCGCCCGCGCCGGGCAACCCGCGGCCGGACAGCGCGGTGCTCCTCTCCGGCATCCGCAACCTGGAGGCCTTCGACTGGCTCGACGACCGCACGCTGATCCTGGCGGATCACGGGCCCAGCGGGGAGCGCTCCCGCACCGGCCAGGACGAGGTGACGGTGGCGCGCGCCGGCGACGACCTGGGCTGGCCGGCGGTGTCCGGGTGCGACGCCGAGCCGGGGACGGTCGCGCCCATCCTCTCGTTCCGCGCGGCCGCGCCGCCGGGCGGCGGGAGCGTGTACCGGGGGTCGGCGGTGCCGCAGTGGAAGGGCAGCTTCCTGTTCGGGACGCTCCGGTCGCGCCACCTGCACCGGGTGGCGCTGGACGGCCGCGGCGGCCTCGGCGCCCACGAGGTCTACCTCGAGGGCGAGCCACCGTCGGGGCTGGGGCGCATCCGCGAGGTGGTCGAGGGGCCGGACGGCGCGCTCTGGCTCACCACCAGCAACTGCGACGGCCGCGGCACCTGCCCGGCGGAGCGGGACGTGGTGGTCCGGCTGGTGGGCGGTTGA
- the rnk gene encoding nucleoside diphosphate kinase regulator, whose translation MSRDRIYVSETDHERLRALVEQHQEGRDAAAAERLDAELDRAVRVPDGQVPADVVTMNSRVVYEDGATGRLREITLVYPTAADLREGRLSVLAPVGAALLGLSTGQSISWTLPDGREVELKVRSVQPPAAAAASAAV comes from the coding sequence ATGAGCCGCGACCGCATCTACGTCAGCGAGACCGATCACGAGCGCCTGCGCGCGCTGGTGGAGCAGCACCAGGAGGGCCGCGACGCCGCCGCGGCGGAGCGGCTCGACGCCGAGCTCGACCGCGCCGTGCGCGTGCCGGACGGCCAGGTGCCGGCCGACGTCGTCACCATGAACTCGCGGGTCGTCTACGAGGACGGCGCGACCGGCCGGCTCCGCGAGATCACGCTGGTCTACCCGACCGCGGCCGACCTGCGGGAGGGCCGGCTCTCGGTGCTGGCCCCGGTGGGCGCGGCGCTGCTCGGGCTGTCCACCGGCCAGTCCATCTCCTGGACGCTGCCGGACGGGCGCGAGGTGGAGCTCAAGGTGCGCTCGGTGCAGCCGCCCGCCGCCGCGGCGGCGAGCGCGGCGGTGTGA
- a CDS encoding cation:proton antiporter, which produces MSSELAYIALLFALFVIPKALQRFRIPGAITSLLLGLAAARAGLFTGDPTLALLATLGITGLFLFAGLDVDAKDLRRGAALVAQHLVIQALLLAGVAWAIAAATGVAWRPATLVALALVTPSTGFILDSLQSFGLDADQRFWTRTKAVATELLALAVLFAVLQSTSAARFAGATAALLAVVVLIPLVMKAFAVAIAPWAPRSEFAFLVMLAVMAAFATRKLGVYYLVGAFLVGVAARRFRERLPAFSSDRLLHAVEVFASFFAPFYFFSAGAHLHPELLTLSSLAAGLVYLAAMIPLRVGLVAVHRRLALRERLGQARRVATALVPTLVFSLVLAEIVIERFEGVPPWLVGGIIPYALLNTMIPALTLGATASFEEVHLDVTVVEPEPQPDATMAAAPPAGPRQAG; this is translated from the coding sequence GTGTCCTCCGAGCTCGCCTACATCGCCCTGCTGTTCGCGCTCTTCGTCATCCCGAAGGCGCTGCAGCGCTTCCGCATCCCCGGCGCCATCACCAGCCTCCTGCTCGGGCTGGCGGCCGCCCGCGCCGGCCTGTTCACCGGCGACCCCACGCTGGCGCTGCTCGCCACGCTGGGCATCACCGGCCTGTTCCTGTTCGCCGGCCTGGACGTGGACGCGAAGGACCTCCGCCGCGGCGCCGCGCTCGTCGCCCAGCACCTCGTCATCCAGGCCCTCCTGCTCGCGGGCGTCGCCTGGGCCATCGCGGCCGCCACCGGGGTGGCCTGGCGACCGGCCACGCTGGTGGCGCTCGCGCTGGTGACGCCCTCCACCGGCTTCATCCTCGACTCGCTCCAGTCCTTCGGCCTGGACGCCGACCAGCGCTTCTGGACCCGCACCAAGGCGGTCGCCACCGAGCTGCTCGCCCTGGCGGTGCTGTTCGCGGTGCTCCAGTCCACCTCGGCGGCGCGCTTCGCCGGCGCCACCGCGGCGCTGCTCGCGGTGGTGGTGCTCATCCCGCTGGTGATGAAGGCGTTCGCGGTCGCGATCGCGCCGTGGGCGCCGCGCTCCGAGTTCGCGTTCCTGGTGATGCTGGCGGTGATGGCGGCGTTCGCCACCCGCAAGCTGGGCGTGTACTACCTGGTGGGCGCGTTCCTGGTGGGCGTGGCGGCGCGCCGCTTCCGAGAGCGGCTCCCGGCGTTCTCCTCCGACCGCCTGCTGCACGCCGTCGAGGTGTTCGCGTCGTTCTTCGCGCCGTTCTACTTCTTCAGCGCCGGCGCGCACCTGCACCCGGAGCTGCTCACCCTGTCCTCGCTCGCGGCCGGACTGGTCTACCTCGCGGCCATGATCCCGCTGCGGGTGGGCCTGGTGGCGGTGCACCGGAGGCTCGCGCTCCGCGAGCGCCTGGGCCAGGCGCGGCGCGTCGCGACGGCGCTCGTGCCCACGCTCGTGTTCTCGCTGGTGCTGGCCGAGATCGTGATCGAGCGCTTCGAGGGCGTCCCGCCCTGGCTGGTGGGCGGGATCATCCCGTACGCGCTCCTCAACACCATGATCCCGGCGCTGACGCTGGGCGCGACCGCCAGCTTCGAGGAGGTCCACCTCGACGTGACGGTGGTCGAGCCCGAGCCCCAGCCCGACGCGACGATGGCCGCCGCGCCCCCCGCCGGCCCGCGCCAGGCGGGGTGA
- a CDS encoding TerC family protein → MLALDLGVFHRKAHVIRVREALGWSVVWVTLALAFNALVWWQFGADRGLEFLTGYLIEKSLAVDNIFVFVIIFSALGVPPLYQHRVLFWGILSALVLRAGMIFAGTALLARFHWTIYVFGALLVATGVKLFLGRHEAPDPTGGRLMRLVRRVIPSTHELRGAHFLTVENGRRVATPLLLALVLVEISDVIFAVDSIPAIFAVTLDPFIVFTSNIFAILGLRSMFFLLAGMVERFSGLKTGLSAVLVYVGLKMLAMDWVKVPAALSLAIVAALLVAPVLLGAWRDRARGHRAAPASGTVLGPSRPEESR, encoded by the coding sequence ATGCTGGCGCTCGACCTGGGCGTGTTCCATCGGAAGGCCCACGTCATCCGCGTGCGCGAGGCGCTGGGCTGGAGCGTGGTGTGGGTGACGCTGGCGCTCGCGTTCAACGCGCTGGTGTGGTGGCAGTTCGGGGCCGACCGCGGCCTCGAGTTCCTCACCGGCTACCTCATCGAGAAGTCGCTCGCGGTCGACAACATCTTCGTCTTCGTGATCATCTTCTCGGCGCTGGGCGTGCCGCCGCTCTACCAGCACCGGGTGCTGTTCTGGGGCATCCTCTCCGCGCTCGTCCTGCGCGCCGGGATGATCTTCGCCGGCACCGCGCTCCTGGCCCGGTTCCACTGGACCATCTACGTGTTCGGCGCGCTGCTGGTCGCGACCGGCGTGAAGCTGTTCCTCGGGCGCCACGAGGCGCCGGATCCCACCGGCGGCCGGCTCATGCGGCTGGTCCGGCGGGTCATCCCCTCCACCCACGAGCTGCGCGGGGCGCACTTCCTCACGGTCGAGAACGGCCGCCGCGTCGCCACCCCGCTGCTGCTCGCGCTGGTGCTGGTCGAGATCTCCGACGTCATCTTCGCGGTGGACTCCATCCCCGCGATCTTCGCGGTGACGCTCGACCCGTTCATCGTCTTCACCTCGAACATCTTCGCCATCCTGGGCCTGCGCTCGATGTTCTTCCTGCTGGCCGGCATGGTGGAGCGCTTCTCCGGGCTGAAGACCGGCCTCTCCGCGGTGCTGGTGTACGTGGGCCTGAAGATGCTGGCGATGGACTGGGTGAAGGTCCCGGCCGCCCTCTCGCTCGCGATCGTCGCCGCGCTGCTCGTCGCGCCGGTCCTGCTCGGCGCCTGGCGCGACCGCGCGCGCGGTCACCGCGCCGCCCCGGCATCGGGTACAGTCCTCGGGCCGTCCCGCCCCGAGGAGAGCCGATGA
- a CDS encoding efflux transporter outer membrane subunit, with amino-acid sequence MRSPGLAALAAASALAVSGCTLAPRYQRPAAPVAAEFPAGGGAPTGPAAADLGWRDVFQDPGLQAVIDQALRENRDLRVAALNVELARAQYGIQRSYLLPTVGATGSGSRSRTAKDLSFTGEPSVGNVFSAGVGLTSFEIDLFGRVRSLRNQALEQYLSTEEAHRSAHLALVSEVAVQYLASRALQSQVALAEQTLQTVQQSYDLAKRTFEAGRTSELDFRTAEAQVETARVNLSAYQQALAQAENALVLLAGGPLPKDLPTAPLESQPPVAELPAGLPSDLLQRRPDILSAEHQLKAANASIGAARAAFFPSISLTASVGTASTELSNLFTAGSGTWAFSPRIDLPIFTGGRNKANLDAANVRKSIQIASYEKAIQVAFREVADALVARGRLDEQLEAQTRRVQAEQRRYDISELRYRKGVDSYLNVLTAQRDLYGAQQQLIQTRLARYQNSIGLYRALGGGWLERGTAAAAAPAPATPASPAAPAPAEPAQAAPPQQG; translated from the coding sequence ATGCGTAGCCCCGGCCTCGCGGCGCTCGCCGCCGCCTCCGCCCTCGCCGTCTCGGGGTGCACGCTCGCGCCCCGGTACCAGCGCCCCGCCGCGCCCGTGGCCGCCGAGTTCCCCGCCGGCGGCGGCGCGCCGACCGGCCCCGCCGCGGCCGACCTCGGCTGGCGCGACGTGTTCCAGGATCCCGGCCTCCAGGCCGTGATCGACCAGGCGCTGCGCGAGAACCGCGACCTCCGCGTCGCCGCGCTCAACGTGGAGCTGGCCCGCGCGCAGTACGGCATCCAGCGCTCGTACCTGCTGCCCACGGTGGGCGCGACCGGGAGCGGCAGCCGCTCGCGCACGGCGAAGGACCTCAGCTTCACCGGCGAGCCCTCCGTCGGGAACGTCTTCTCGGCCGGCGTGGGCCTCACCTCGTTCGAGATCGACCTGTTCGGCCGCGTGCGCAGCCTGCGAAACCAGGCGCTGGAGCAGTACCTCTCGACCGAGGAGGCCCACCGCAGCGCGCACCTGGCGCTGGTCTCCGAGGTCGCGGTCCAGTACCTCGCCTCGCGCGCGCTGCAGTCGCAGGTGGCGCTCGCCGAGCAGACGCTGCAGACCGTGCAGCAGTCCTACGACCTCGCGAAGCGCACGTTCGAGGCCGGCCGCACCTCCGAGCTCGACTTCCGCACCGCCGAGGCGCAGGTGGAGACCGCCCGCGTGAACCTGTCCGCCTACCAGCAGGCGCTCGCGCAGGCGGAGAACGCGCTGGTGCTGCTCGCCGGCGGACCGCTGCCGAAGGACCTGCCGACGGCGCCGCTCGAGTCGCAGCCGCCCGTGGCGGAGCTGCCCGCCGGGCTCCCCTCCGACCTGCTCCAGCGCCGGCCCGACATCCTCTCCGCCGAGCACCAGCTCAAGGCGGCCAACGCCAGCATCGGCGCGGCGCGCGCGGCGTTCTTCCCGTCCATCTCGCTCACCGCCTCGGTGGGCACGGCCTCCACCGAGCTGTCCAACCTGTTCACCGCCGGCTCGGGCACCTGGGCGTTCTCGCCGCGCATCGACCTGCCCATCTTCACCGGCGGGCGGAACAAGGCGAACCTCGACGCGGCCAACGTCCGCAAGTCGATCCAGATCGCGAGCTACGAGAAGGCGATCCAGGTGGCGTTCCGCGAGGTGGCCGACGCGCTGGTGGCGCGCGGGCGCCTCGACGAGCAGCTCGAGGCGCAGACCCGGCGCGTCCAGGCGGAGCAGCGGCGCTACGACATCTCGGAGCTGCGCTACCGCAAGGGCGTGGACAGCTACCTGAACGTGCTGACCGCGCAGCGCGACCTGTACGGCGCCCAGCAGCAGCTCATCCAGACGCGGCTGGCCCGGTACCAGAACTCGATCGGCCTGTACCGCGCGCTGGGCGGCGGCTGGCTGGAGCGAGGCACCGCCGCGGCCGCCGCGCCCGCCCCGGCGACGCCGGCCTCCCCCGCGGCGCCCGCGCCCGCGGAGCCGGCCCAGGCCGCGCCGCCGCAGCAGGGCTAG